Below is a genomic region from Actinomadura sp. NAK00032.
CCAGCGCGTACGCGGCCTGGATGCGCGCCTTGCGGAGCTGCTCGCCGGTGAGCCCGCGCCGCCCGGCGACCGCGATGACCGGCGCGCCGGCGCGGGCGGCGGCGCGCGCCACCCCGATCGGCGCGGAGCCGCGCAGCGACCGGGTGTCCAGGACGCCCTCGCCGGTGACGACGAGCCGCGCGCCGCGCGCCCGGTCGGCGAAGCCCAGCAGGTCCAGGAGCAGCGCCGGGCCCGGCTCGATCGTCGCGCCGAGGAAGGTGAGCGCGGCGAACCCGACACCGCCGGACGTCCCGGCGCCGGGCACGTCGCGGGCGGTCCGGCGGGCGGCCGCCTCCGCGAGGTCGGCCCAGCGGCGCAGGCCGGCGTCCAGCAGCCGCACCTCCTCGCGGCCGGCGCCGCGGCGCGGGCCGTCCACGGCGGCGGCGCCGGTGCGGCCGAGCAGCGGGCCCGCGGAGTCGCCCGCCACCACCACCTCGACGCCGGACATGTCGGGCAGGCCGCGCAGGTCGAGGGCGTGCAGCGAGCGCAGCGCCGCACCGCCGGGCGGGAGGTCCTTGCCGAGCGCGTCCAACAGCCGGCCGCCGAGCCCC
It encodes:
- a CDS encoding glycerate kinase yields the protein MSADSPSRPSPPGHVLLAPDRFPGALTAVQAARRLAAGLRRARPDVPLVELPVADGGEGTVAAAVAAGWRAVEVEVCGPTGRPVTARLAVRGRGAVVELAEASGLRRLPGGKPRPLTASSLGTGQVLAHALRLGARRIVLGLGGGACTDGGAGLVQGLGGRLLDALGKDLPPGGAALRSLHALDLRGLPDMSGVEVVVAGDSAGPLLGRTGAAAVDGPRRGAGREEVRLLDAGLRRWADLAEAAARRTARDVPGAGTSGGVGFAALTFLGATIEPGPALLLDLLGFADRARGARLVVTGEGVLDTRSLRGSAPIGVARAAARAGAPVIAVAGRRGLTGEQLRKARIQAAYALADIEPDEERRVRRAGPLLEQLTVAIADEWLPARP